The following coding sequences lie in one Drosophila bipectinata strain 14024-0381.07 chromosome XR, DbipHiC1v2, whole genome shotgun sequence genomic window:
- the LOC138925566 gene encoding uncharacterized protein, giving the protein MRDDLQTDLGVTPSLQLPAQVSANFPPQWSANLAPTLGGHWANGQPVSTTTILGYSPPSCVTAAAQPVLGYVHPEVPAPSPISYGAPTTSIQGWTPRRLPDLPDFEGQPEEWPIFLCAFMETTAAYQCTELENNQRLVKALKGEARETVKSLLIHPSNVQAVMEQLRFRYGRPEQLIRSQLESVREVQPIQHREDRAVRDEG; this is encoded by the coding sequence ATGAGGGACGATCTGCAAACGGATCTCGGAGTGACGCCATCGCTGCAGTTGCCGGCACAAGTGAGTGCAAATTTTCCGCCACAATGGAGTGCGAATTTGGCGCCGACGCTTGGCGGCCATTGGGCAAACGGGCAACCTGTGTCAACAACAACCATACTGGGCTATTCTCCGCCATCTTGTGTGACCGCCGCAGCACAGCCGGTGCTAGGTTATGTTCACCCAGAGGTACCTGCGCCATCGCCCATATCATATGGAGCGCCGACGACAAGCATACAAGGATGGACGCCACGCAGACTACCTGATCTTCCCGATTTCGAGGGTCAGCCAGAGGAATGGCCAATATTCCTGTGTGCGTTCATGGAGACAACTGCAGCCTACCAGTGCACCGAGTTGGAGAACAACCAGAGGCTAGTGAAAGCCCTGAAGGGCGAGGCTCGCGAAACAGTGAAGTCGTTGCTCATCCATCCCAGCAACGTACAAGCTGTTATGGAGCAACTACGATTCCGGTATGGACGCCCGGAGCAACTGATCCGCAGCCAATTGGAGAGCGTCCGCGAAGTTCAGCCGATTCAACATCGCGAGGATCGTGCCGTTCGCGACGAAGGTTAG
- the LOC122321982 gene encoding uncharacterized protein, whose protein sequence is MEELIAKLPLSKRLDWARHAATIQPYPTVAHLSEWLHEFAKLVCTVSDAREQPKRRILHANSVREEERYVDRPRCCPICEGQHQVRDCEDFISASTTTRIESARKRRLCFSCLEPGHMSRFCRKSRGCNVLGCQMRHHHLLHEVPERSKRPPVADGGHRRDLDRQPYRDGNNRRGVPRSVDSSERNHPTSAAVELPHRNLSIDSIGCHLLFGILPVTLYGENTKVDTYALLDEGSSVTLIDDELIRSLNLKGESRQLNVQWFGGKSAKEHTKVVSLQISAAGKPKRHGLKNVYGVANLNLPMQSLRQEDVQAVKANTRLPVMPYNNATPRILIGLDHAYLGVPFRTKSYGSGGPFAADTALGWVVYGPVNGKPSSPLLSSCLLAVPQDDLLEKMVSDYFETENFGAKPVQPVAAGRVDLEPSVGDSGDARALSTLEKTTKRVGQRYETGLLWKDDEVRLPESYSMDLRRLVNIERKMKRDVDFASAYIRIMDDYVKKGYARRLEAQEVQRFQKGKVWYLPHFGVENPNKPGKIRLLFDAAAKVDGADIKEMFHQVLMQPKDRCAQRFLWRDGDDQREPDVYEMTVMTFGAACSPCSADYVKTVNALRYSSTDPRAALAINEYHYVDDYVDRFASEDEAIAISTRVREIHSEAGFDLCRFTSSSASVVRALNPLESIASVGWTEAEEKVLGMYWQPATDDFKFGVKYHRVPRNVMTGERVPTKREFLSLVMSTFDPIGFLSCYMVTAKLLLREIWRRGVN, encoded by the exons ATGGAGGAGCTGATAGCCAAGTTGCCGCTAAGCAAGAGGTTGGACTGGGCAAGGCATGCGGCCACGATACAGCCGTATCCGACGGTGGCGCACCTGAGCGAGTGGCTCCATGAATTCGCCAAACTGGTGTGCACTGTCTCGGACGCCAGGGAACAACCGAAGCGAAGGATTCTGCACGCGAATAGTGTTCGCGAGGAGGAGCGATATGTCGACCGCCCCAGATGCTGCCCTATATGCGAGGGACAGCACCAGGTCAGGGACTGCGAGGACTTCATCAGCGCCTCTACAACGACACGGATCGAGTCCGCGAGGAAGCGACGACTGTGCTTCTCGTGTCTGGAGCCCGGACACATGTCCCGGTTCTGCAGGAAGAGCCGCGGATGCAACGTCCTCGGATGCCAGATGAGGCATCACCACCTGCTCCACGAAGTACCTGAACGATCCAAACGGCCGCCAGTCGCAGATGGGGGCCACAGGAGGGATCTGGACCGACAGCCGTACAGAGACGGCAACAATCGGAGGGGAGTGCCACGGTCAGTGGATTCCAGCGAAAGGAACCATCCTACGTCGGCCGCAGTT GAGTTGCCGCACCGAAACCTCAGCATCGACTCAATTGGATGCCACCTGCTGTTCGGGATTCTACCCGTGACGCTGTACGGCGAGAATACGAAGGTCGACACGTACGCACTGCTGGATGAAGGATCGTCTGTCACACTCATCGACGACGAACTCATCCGCAGCCTGAACCTGAAAGGCGAGAGTCGACAGCTGAATGTGCAATGGTTTGGTGGAAAATCCGCCAAAGAGCACACGAAGGTGGTCAGTCTGCAGATCAGCGCAGCGGGCAAACCAAAGCGCCATGGGCTGAAAAATGTGTACGGAGTGGCCAATCTGAACCTTCCGATGCAGAGCCTGCGTCAGGAGGATGTACAGGCAGTGAAGGCGAACACGCGTCTGCCGGTGATGCCGTACAACAATGCGACGCCGAGGATCCTAATTGGACTGGATCATGCGTATTTAGGAGTACCCTTCAGAACCAAAAGTTATGGATCTGGAGGGCCGTTTGCAGCAGACACCGCACTTGGATGGGTTGTATATGGACCGGTGAACGGAAAGCCGAGCTCGCCGCTTCTGAGTTCGTGCCTCCTAGCCGTGCCCCAGGATGATCTTCTGGAGAAGATGGTCAGCGACTACTTCGAGACCGAGAATTTCGGAGCGAAGCCGGTGCAGCCAGTCGCAGCTGGCAGAGTGGACCTGGAGCCGTCAGTCGGAGATAGCGGCGACGCACGGGCCCTGAGCACCCTGGAGAAGACGACCAAACGTGTAGGCCAGAGATACGAGACCGGGCTGCTATGGAAGGACGACGAAGTGAGATTGCCGGAGAGCTACAGCATGGACCTCAGGAGGCTCGTCAACATAGAGCGTAAAATGAAGCGCGATGTGGACTTCGCGTCGGCTTACATCCGGATAATGGACGATTATGTCAAGAAGGGATACGCACGACGACTGGAGGCCCAGGAAGTCCAGAGGTTTCAGAAGGGCAAAGTGTGGTACCTGCCGCACTTTGGAGTGGAAAACCCAAACAAGCCTGGGAAAATCCGGCTGCTTTTCGATGCGGCTGCCAAGGTGGACG GTGCAGACATCAAGGAGATGTTTCATCAGGTACTGATGCAGCCGAAGGACAGATGCGCCCAGAGGTTTCTGTGGAGAGACGGAGACGACCAGCGAGAGCCGGACGTATACGAGATGACAGTGATGACGTTCGGAGCGGCCTGCTCACCATGTTCGGCGGACTACGTGAAGACCGTGAATGCCTTGCGGTATAGCAGCACGGACCCGCGAGCAGCCCTGGCAATCAACGAATACCACTACGTGGATGACTACGTCGACAGATTCGCCAGCGAGGACGAAGCTATCGCCATCTCGACACGGGTGAGGGAAATTCATTCTGAAGCAGGTTTTGATTTGTGCCGATTTACCTCCAGTTCGGCAAGTGTGGTCAGAGCGCTGAACCCACTTGAGTCCATCGCCAGCGTCGGATGGACCGAAGCTGAAGAGAAGGTACTTGGGATGTACTGGCAGCCGGCTACCGATGATTTCAAGTTCGGCGTCAAGTACCATCGAGTCCCGAGGAACGTGATGACGGGGGAACGAGTCCCTACCAAGAGGGAGTTCCTAAGCCTGGTGATGTCTACGTTTGACCCGATTGGGTTCCTGAGCTGCTACATGGTGACTGCCAAACTGCTGCTGAGGGAGATTTGGCGGAGAGGAGTCAACTGA
- the LOC122321981 gene encoding uncharacterized protein, with amino-acid sequence MAKQTAVSTRTRGELAEIERGLNSSDDRRRGNEIYNRLVRTTALALRFVRRYRGIRRDEEVYGLTAMDCAEAERALIRQLQREAFAEDSQGNVAKDSRLHGLSPYLDEDGVLRASGRIDDATCVPYNARRLIILSHEEALAEMIVQQHHEKMCHQNAEATIGSIRYKFWITNLRRLLRRVVSKCNVCKLRKARPTQPEMGPLPADRLEANGWPFLCDNWTSHREEMAHDLSTDSCIIAIRNFMSRRGPVVRIRSDNGKNFVGADREAKRFSEVFEPAQIQGELSSKGVEWIFNCPANPAEGGAWERMVQCVKKVLAHTMKELAPKEYKLENLLIEAESMVNSRPLTHLPVTVDQEAPLTPNDLLKGASDIPDLPKDDGQEPKRWVHEYLPTLVRREKWCKRVEPIRRGDLVFICDPAIPRREWKRGVVEEVFTGKDGLPRRAAVRITDRAKTTMRPASKLAVLDVVNAAASREWGCRGTN; translated from the exons ATGGCTAAGCAGACCGCCGTTTCTACGAGGACCAGAGGAGAGCTGGCCGAGATCGAGCGAGGACTGAATTCCTCCGACGACCGACGACGAGGAAATGAAAT CTATAATCGACTGGTGAGGACGACTGCGTTGGCGCTCAGATTTGTTCGAAGATACCGTGGAATACGTCGCGATGAAGAGGTCTACGGATTGACTGCGATGGACTGCGCTGAAGCAGAGCGCGCATTGATACGGCAGTTGCAGCGAGAAGCGTTTGCTGAGGACAGCCAAGGAAACGTCGCCAAGGACAGCCGACTGCACGGACTGTCCCCATACCTTGACGAGGACGGAGTATTGAGAGCCAGTGGAAGGATCGACGACGCGACGTGTGTGCCATACAACGCACGTCGGCTGATTATACTGTCTCACGAGGAGGCGCTGGCAGAGATGATCGTGCAGCAACACCACGAAAAGATGTGCCACCAAAACGCGGAGGCGACGATCGGATCGATTCGGTACAAGTTCTGGATAACGAACTTGCGGAGACTGCTACGGAGGGTGGTGAGCAAATGCAACGTTTGCAAGCTGCGGAAGGCACGACCCACACAGCCCGAGATGGGCCCCCTGCCTGCGGATCGGCTAGAGGCCAACGGATGGCCATTTCTTTGTGACAATTGGACGTCGCACAGAGAAGAG ATGGCTCACGATTTGTCCACCGACTCCTGCATAATCGCCATAAGGAACTTCATGAGCCGCCGTGGACCAGTGGTCAGGATAAGGAGCGACAATGGGAAGAACTTCGTTGGAGCCGACCGCGAGGCCAAGAGGTTCAGCGAAGTGTTCGAGCCTGCACAGATCCAGGGCGAGCTGTCGTCTAAGGGAGTCGAATGGATCTTCAACTGCCCGGCGAACCCAGCTGAAGGCGGTGCCTGGGAGAGGATGGTGCAGTGCGTGAAGAAGGTGCTGGCGCACACAATGAAGGAGCTCGCGCCCAAGGAGTATAAACTGGAGAACCTGCTGATTGAGGCGGAGAGCATGGTAAACTCTCGTCCGCTCACTCATCTACCGGTGACGGTGGACCAGGAGGCTCCACTAACGCCTAACGATTTGCTGAAAGGAGCATCGGATATCCCAGATCTCCCCAAGGATGATGGACAGGAGCCC AAGCGTTGGGTGCATGAGTACCTGCCAACTCTTGTGCGCAGGGAGAAATGGTGCAAGCGCGTCGAGCCCATCCGTCGAGGAGACCTGGTATTCATCTGCGATCCAGCCATACCACGAAGGGAATGGAAACGAGGCGTCGTGGAAGAGGTGTTCACCGGAAAGGATGGACTACCTCGTCGAGCAGCGGTGCGGATTACCGATCGAGCCAAGACGACTATGCGTCCCGCTTCGAAGCTAGCTGTCCTGGACGTGGTGAATGCGGCTGCTTCACGGGAGTGGGGATGTCGCGGAACGAACTAG